A genomic region of Trifolium pratense cultivar HEN17-A07 linkage group LG3, ARS_RC_1.1, whole genome shotgun sequence contains the following coding sequences:
- the LOC123914893 gene encoding uncharacterized protein LOC123914893, with translation MVIGTQTAIINAPEHLKCKLLAGTLKEVALRWYMNLPRNSIESYADFHKKFIHQFAGSKHVKVTSTSLFSIRQSHSKSLRSYLARFSEATIKVSNPNQEMFVAAFHNGLRAGHFNESLAQKPASSMQEVNKIAECYIKGEESNAEKRQRDAKEKEYVNRNTKAPDHQRQKVGGRQEDSWQRRHGKPYYQPPRGEFRNHPARGEFTPLNASKASVLEEILTSGLANLPARRSTRIPMGLDDNAWCSYHRCRGHSTEKKFRLRDLIEELIKSGHLRKFIEDAAQGRVVVPKIPRQEPWNTPGSGKEPPKERISVNTIAGGFSGGGESSSARKRYVRRAISEIYLVRQPQSLAIPDLAFTTKDGLEVAPHDDDPLVIQVQILNCDVKRVLIDSGSSADIMYWEAFKAMQLAEEQLQPYAETLVGFSGEQVDVMGYASLLTTF, from the coding sequence ATGGTGATAGGAACACAAActgccataatcaatgctccaGAGCACCTAAAATGCAAATTACTAGCTGGTACACTCAAAGAGGTAGCCTTGCGCTGGTATATGAACCTTCCAAGGAATTCAATCGAAAGTTACGCTGATTTTCACAAAAAGTTCATCCACCAATTCGCTGGATCAAAACACGTGAAAGTCACCTCAACTAGCCTTTTCTCCATTCGTCAAAGCCATAGCAAATCGTTACGTAGTTATCTCGCCAGATTCAGCGAGGCCACCATTAAGGTTTCAAATCCCAACCAAGAAATGTTCGTGGCGGCTTTTCACAATGGGTTGAGAGCAGGGCATTTCAACGAATCTTTGGCCCAAAAACCAGCGTCATCAATGCAGGAGGTAAACAAGATAGCAGAATGTTACATAAAAGGCGAAGAAAGTAACGCTGAGAAGAGGCAAAGAGATGCCAAGGAGAAGGAATATGTGAATCGTAATACGAAAGCGCCTGATCATCAGCGACAGAAGGTTGGAGGCCGCCAAGAAGATTCATGGCAAAGGCGCCATGGTAAGCCTTATTATCAACCACCAAGGGGAGAATTCAGAAACCATCCCGCCAGGGGAGAATTTACACCGTTAAATGCTTCCAAAGCATCCGTGTTAGAGGAAATTCTTACCAGCGGGTTAGCAAATCTTCCCGCCAGGAGAAGCACCAGAATCCCCATGGGGCTCGACGACAACGCTTGGTGCTCCTACCACAGGTGCAGAGGTCATTCTACGGAAAAAAAATTTCGCCTGAGAGATCTGATCGAGGAATTAATTAAAAGCGGCCATCTCCGGAAGTTTATTGAGGACGCCGCTCAGGGGCGAGTCGTCGTACCTAAAATCCCCAGGCAAGAACCATGGAATACGCCTGGGTCGGGCAAGGAACCCCCCAAAGAAAGGATCTCTGTTAATACAATAGCGGGGGGATTCTCAGGAGGAGGCGAGTCAAGCTCGGCGAGGAAGCGGTATGTTCGCCGCGCAATTTCAGAGATATACCTCGTCAGGCAACCGCAATCACTCGCCATCCCGGATTTGGCATTCACAACAAAGGATGGTCTTGAGGTGGCACCTCATGATGATGACCCTCTGGTAATACAAGTCCAAATCCTGAACTGCGATGTAAAGAGAGTCCTAATCGACTCAGGAAGCTCAGCAGATATTATGTATTGGGAAGCTTTtaaggccatgcaattagccGAAGAGCAGTTACAGCCGTATGCAGAAACTTTGGTTGGATTTTCCGGGGAGCAGGTAgacgtgatgggctacgcctcATTACTCACAACCTTTTGA